The Xyrauchen texanus isolate HMW12.3.18 chromosome 19, RBS_HiC_50CHRs, whole genome shotgun sequence genome segment TCCCTTATTCAACCACTGTGCATAACATGCACATTTGAGTTGAAAGTAAGATGGTTTCTAAGAATAGAGGGATTTTTGTTTGTAAACAGAGTGTTTTTCAGATACAGCTTTCTAAACCTACAGTGTCTTGACAGCCATTTTAGGGGCATATTTTTCTAACATATAACACAGCATGCCAATTTATGGCAAATACTCCGATTTAgtcaattaaatgaaatggtcACTACGTTTTCTAAACCCACAAATGATTTTAAGTCCAGTTTACATGGCGCAAGTTGACAGGTCCTTTGAAATCATTTAAGCAGATGTATGCATGATTGCCAGTTTCACTGCAACCCACTACAATATTTTTCTCTCAGAAACCCTCCTCCTTTCTAGATCTGCTTCAAAGGGATTGTATGTGTAATTGTGCACCAGCATTCGTACTTGCTGTACTGCAGTAgtaacaacagcagcagcagcacagcTAAAACAGATATAATGCTGCCAAGACCAAAAACcgttaccgttaatacagcataaatacTGGTGTGAAGGGCAAAATCTTTGTAACCCTAacgatggagaaaggacctcttaacactatttgatgtacaaccccaattccgatagttgggacagtatgaaaaatgctaataaaaacaaaaaggagtgactTGTACATTTTAGTCACCcagtgctatattgaaagcactacaactacacattatatgatgtttttacctgtgaatttcattgttttttgaaaatatatgtaatttaaaatcagatgattgcaacacaatCCAAAAAAGATTTTAGactgtgaaacaggagatgttaaacaggtgacacaatcatgtcatagtatataatgagcctccaaaaacagcctagtacttcaagagcaaggatcattcgagacttgtcaatttgccaacagatgctttaGCAAATAATTCAGCacttgagaacaatgttccccaaagacaaattagaaGGATTTTGTGCTTTTCAAtccacaatatagttaaaagattaaagAAATAAGGTAAAAAGAGATTTTGGTGACACCATGCGAGGGTCGgacgtgtgaatggtgagctctgtgcacattgctagttttaatactattTGTGTCGTACACCAGTGAGATTAGATACACcatgattcttaactgttctatgaagacaatatgtcaaagaattcaaactcctcaggctctggagacattaaataCCCCAGATATGCACTGACACCCCAGACAGGGTTGCAGACCGGGGACTCAGTTTGGACGGTGCAGCGGGAGAAATTCAGCGTCAAATGTTggtgatgctgatgaaggtcatagcggacttggaggatcttgctgtaatatgttgcattcgtcacttctcaccggagcttacactacacctacgtcatatgccggaactcgactctcttgtgaacgtgcggacggccgataccggaagccagtgattatagattataaagttataaatatggatattgttCTTACAAAatgcatcgcttcgcttcagatggcctttattaaccccctggagccgtatggattacttttttggtggatgtatgtgcttttttgggcttcaaaatctaaagaaccattcactcccattataaagcttggaagagccaggatatttttttatataacttagattgtgtttggctgaaagaagaaagtcatatactctTAGGATGACTTgaggttagtaaattatgagataattttaatttttgggtgaactaaccctttaatgttaCTGAAATGGTGATATTTTAATGCattgtctttatattgtggaaggctttgtttgaaaaaatttaataaagcattttttgttacatattgttttgtttcctttcctgagatggaaaaaaatgaattttgacaagaaaagaagtatatatatatatatatatatatatatatatatatatatatatatatatatagtgtaaaatttcagcacttttaaaatctgtgattaatcacattaGCCAGAATCAGAGAAAAAGTGTAAACAGTAGTCTCCGACCCAGAGCTGTTGATTCCATGATGGTTGAACTGATTTATTCTGGATGTTTACATTTCAATTCCGGCATAATAACAGGTCCCCCCTCTCCCAGACAGCATTGATTGCTTTTAAAATAAAGATGTGATTAGTTAAATGCCTCTGTTAAAATTCAGTAGTtcagtcacacacactttttcatggCCTCTCAATTCCAACTCTTATCCCAGAAAACCCACAACATGCCTGACATGTTCCAAATTACAGTCTGAttctttattttgttgttatgtgtGTTTATTGCTAGAAACATCTCATCACACTTGAACCCATTGTCAACAAGATGTTTAAGAATGGCATATGGTCACACATGGAGGTCCACTAAAGGTCTCTTTTTAAGTACTCATAAGATATAAGGCAAGGATtccttaaattattttctttaagcTATTTCAATGGAGGGCAGGGACAGATTGTTTCCCAAAATCATGAGCACAAACATGTGAAAGGTATATATATAGCTGTGGTGTACTCTTGTGAATTATGCAGTATACGCTGAGAAAGTTCCAAAATAGGGTGTGTTGACGGGCACACTCGGTTTTGCTTAGTATGTCTATGCATTCTTCACAATTGGTTACATATGTGTGCACACTTCTCATTGACAGTCACCCAACGGCCATGCAAATGATACCGCCCCCAACATACACACCCTCAGACAGGGAGGCAACTTgtgggtaaaacattttttttactcaaaatgcCCTTTGTGATCAAAGCCCTTAAATAGATGAGTCAAGAGTCCAAGCCTGCATTAGTCTTTCTACCAGTATATGCGCTTTACAACATGTGGAAAATCACAATTTCATTCCTGCTGACATGCTGCCTCCTGGCAGCCATCGTCCAGACCCAGGGCCGCGTAGACGCAGCAGTTCACAGGAGGAGCATTTGGGAAGACCCAATCCAGTTTGTTACCAAAGGCACCAAAGATGAATGCGACTTAAGCGTGACGGGACAAGGCGATCTGACTAATCTTCGCATCTCATGCCACAGCCAGGAGTATTCCTACTGGTGCGAGTACCAGGGCAAGCCTCAGGTCTGCCGCTCCTACAACAACAATCCACAGCATTATTTTACACAGATCATGTGGGTCCTCCGCAAGCTGCCAAATGCCTGCCAGGGCCAGCGCGTCATTAAGCCTCTCATGTGCAAGAGAGCATCCAACGAGGCCCAGATGGTCTTTAGAATTTCATCTTCACCTGACATTTTTCCAAAGGATGGGCCCTCCAGACAAGCCTCTGCCAGACCTGAGCAGGCAAAACCACAACAAAGCAGACGAGAGCAGATACCAAAGCCTACTAAACCACTGCAAACACAGCTCCAAGCATTGAGAGTCCAATCGGCCCAAACTGCTCAGAACACACAAAATCAACCCAAAGCAGTCAAATCCACCACACAGAGGAAAATGCTGACACCAAAGCCAACTGAGCCCAAACCGACCCATTCAGTACCTCTGAGTGAGTCAAAGAAACTTGCACAGGACTACTGCTGGCGCTCATTTCAGGGTGTGTGTTCCTTCTTCATAGGATGGTTCAAAAACTAAGAAAAATGTAAGTCTTTGATGAACACACCCGTTGATTATTACCAAACAATATGTACGTctattttaaattagaaaatggTATCTAAAATGTGTGTATTCTCTCTTTACCGTCGCTCACATTCACCTAGACAACAAACCCCACTGAAGCTCCCAAGTGTTTGATAAAGTGAAATGTTGGACTGATGGAGACAAATGGAGGATTCTGAAGAGAAGCAGAAGGCACAAAAGTGTGTGTTTGAAATTGAAAAGACTGCTGGGTATATTGTTATGTATTGAAAGTATACAGAATCTGTGATTGATACCTTTGTCTCTATGAATTCAGAGGGCATAACGTGATTACACATAACTAGCTAGCTAGCTGTGAATTTAGCCAGTGAGCATAATGCTGGCAAATTAACATGTTTTGTTTCCATAAACTATAAACTGGTGAGGtattgcattttatcatgtgtacTGAACAATATATTTGTAAGATAATCTGTATTAATCATTGTTATGTATTTATGGGTGCTGACCCATTGGAGTTTAATAAAGGCCTACAACGGTCTGTTCAGATTGCATGGTGTTGGTGATACACAATGGAGATGAGATGGCTCTGTCTACCATGAGGTTATACtcataatgtatatatacattttgaggtgtgttttattaataaattctTGAGTCTTTCCATCTTTACATTCTGTGTGGGGGTGATTTACAAGAGAGTGACAACAGAAGGCGCTGTTGCGTTAGGAAGACTGATGTTTTGCAAGTTTGGCTCTGTGAGGGTTTTAGGAATTTATTTACATGGCAAAATCTTACAATGGTAACCATAGTTTgtgtaagtaaatatatatatatatatatatatatatatatatatatatatatactgtaagtgctGTAAGTCGATTACATTTTTCAATCATGATTTATCGCATAACTTTTTGTAATTAATCGTGAATATTCACAGATTTTGAAAatcctgaaatttgacactatatatattattttcctgtcaaaatgcatttattttaactttgcagtagaaaacaaaacacaatatgtaacaatataatgctttattaacattttccaaatatcaccaattcaagtaacattaagcATTTACCAAAGTCTAAcagggagtttgactaattaaaagaactagtctccacataggttgcatattcaatgcaatgcacattaaatctcttaaactctcatccaccacaatattaatctgccggtagactgtgactttccgctttcctacagcaattgtgaagctgcgttcatgattcgcgtCAGGGCGTCAATGCCATCGTCAAGCACCACTTTGCACTCCACAAGAAAAGAGCATGCAGGAAAAAAATTCTCATTCTGACTTGACATTAAGGTTTGACATGCtactgtggtaattaaaatgcaccttatacaggctgaaaaatacttgatatctctcacaagtcccatctgggcttgttttgtacataaaatagcattaagaggtcctttctacATCATTTTATCATAgaagtgctgttgtgtgtgtgtgtgtgtgtgtgtgtgtgtgtgtgtgtgtgtgtgtgtgtgtgtgtgtgtgtgtgtgtgtgtgtgtatgtatgtgtgagcgtgtatttatcactttgtgggtaccaaatgtccccataaggatagtaaaacccgaaatttttgaacttgtggggacattttgtcggtccccatgaggaaaacagcttataaatcatactaaattatgttttttgaaaatgtaaaaatgcagaatgttttctgtgagggttaggtttaggggtagggttaggtttaggggatagaatataaagtttgtacagtataaaaaccattatgtctatggaaagtccccataaaacatggaaacacaacatgatgtgtgtgtgtgtgtgtgtgtgtgtgtgtgtgtgtgtgtgtgtgtgtgtgtgtgtgtgtgtgtgtgtgtgtgtgtgtgcagagattgttttatttactgagataacgaCCTCTATGGCTCTTTCAAAGGAGAGTGCATAAAAGGGCACCGCATTATGCTAATTCATGCTAAGCTTGTAGGTTCACCTTGGCATAAGGGctctggagtgtgtgtgtgtttgtggcgtgtgtgtcagtgtaatgacgtATAAAttcgttactgaccttgagtaatctaacggaatacattacaaatgatattttacagcatgtattctgtaatctgtagtggaatacaattaaaatgtaacctTCCTAACCCTGacggtatatatgtatatatatatatacacacacacacaatttttaagatttacgcatttcaatttcataacaaaattccatcaaattcaattgtgtaatgttttataaaatgaaataatacaacttaaaatatttaggatttttattttactttggtaAAGATTAACTAttcaatttaatacaattttgttatgaaatttaaatgcgtaaatgtgaaaaaaaaatgcatttcactATCAGTTATGCCCTATAAATAAACTGAGACATGATCTATCAATtcaccatttattattattaataacccagtaaaaatattttttttgttaaaaaaaaaaaaaaaaaaaaagtatgtgtgGCCAGAGACTAGACTTTGGTGTTGCGCGCACGTGAATGCAGTGTGAAAATGGTTGAGGGAGGGCAGTGTTTGCGCAAGAAGCGCTATAAATGGCACGAGCAGGAACTTCAGGTGTAAAACATCACCGAATTCACAGCACACATACCAGCTGTTAGGCCGACTGTCACACAACATTTTGATTGATTTATATATTGCTACATGGGTAGGCCTATATCATAAAGGGATACCCTTGCTGCACGTTGCGATTTTAGTTGTCCAATCCTGTTGTGGTTACAGGACGCTAAACTAATTTGTGACCACGAATGTCAGAtccatttttctttgcagtttGAAAATAATTTCGATGAGGACATGATGCGCGTAAAAGACATCGCTCTTGCTCTGATTTTCACCTGTCTCGTGCAACAGTTTCTACATGTGAAGAGCCTGAGAGATAGAGGGAGGAGAGCACAAACAGATGGAAAAGGAAAGAGAAGAGGTCAACGGAATGACGGTGGTCCGAATGTATCCAGTGACACAGGTGTCTGGAGAGGGAGATTTTCACTGAAAGACGGAGCGCAATGCACGTGGGTCGCAGCAGCTGATGGCGATGCGTCTGTTCTGGGACTCACCTGTAAAAACGGTGCAAAGAGTTTCGACTGCGAGTATGTAGCGAAGCCCACCGCATGTCAGCAATACGTATCCAATGCTAAAGCCTACTGGAAACAGATCGCCCGTGCATTAAAAAAGCAGAAGAGATTGTGTCGAGACTCTACGGAGCTGCTCAGAGCCGGCATGTGCAGGAACGCGCCGGAGGACGCGCATTTCAGACTGAAGGTCACGCGCTCCTCCTCACAGATGCCCGGTCCGCCGCCCGCGGGGACAAATCTATGCCCTGATCGGATCGAAAGGCTGAAACTGGCCGAAGAATACTGCACCAGCCCCTGGTCTCCAATGTGTACATTTCTCTTCTTGATGTTTGAGAATGACGAATGCTCGAATGCTTAATGACTTtgaaaaatagttttattttttatttttatatatatatattcaattaatgtaGAAAAGACGGTCCAGTCTTACGATTGTTGGTCCCTATAACGTTTCTGGAACGTTAGtttattgttataataataaaacctAAAAAGAACGTTCATAGAACGTAAGGAAATCATAAGCTAACGTTAGTAGAATTTTCTGGGTTTGTTGGGATGTTACTAAAATGTACATGGgagatatttatatatacttatgtaatttaatattgtaaataattagtatagatttaaaaataaatatgactgACTATGTTTTCTTATGGTTTCCTCGTCTTCCATCGACATGCACCTTGCGTCTTTCCAAGACACAAAAATAAGCTATACACTTTGGACTAttgtgtaaattctgtcattatcatTAGTCCTACCTTAGTAGAATTAATAAACTTAAATGTGCTTcttttacattatattaatattcTATGTCCATAATCCATAAAAACTCTATCCAGCACATTTAAGATGAGTGCTAGACAGTTAATACCTCAGGTCACCCTAATGATTTTTAGTTTTTGAAATACACCTTCTCAGCTTTGAAATCGAATACAGTACAAATACAGTATGGTGAAAATAAAAGGGAAAAGACAATGAGCTGCTGCTGAAAGTGATCCTTTTGAAATTAAAGTGTGTGGAGAACACCATGTGTTCCTTAGTAAACATTATTATAGCTATTCATACCATgaaaagctatttgtttgtttttaatacctaactgagtgagtgagtgagtgagtgagttgaGTCATTTACAGGAATACAATTCCTaaattttctgtttaatttatcTTGTCCTAGGATGGGAATGCTCATATAAGCTTGGAAATGTCTTGAGTCTAAGCGTGGAAACTGGCAAGTGTGGAACTTTTGTGTATTACTTTGACCCATTTAGATCACTTACCTAATCCTGCTGATGAAAGAATGTAACCCAttgtactatgtgtgtgtgtgtgtgtgtgtgcgcttagCTATATTGTCCCCAAAAATCTGCTAAATCTAACTAAATCTGCCTTTAGGTGTAATTATGGGTGttctcaattgcaaaatggattcaTAAagcaaatattgttttgtttgttactcTACAAAtgcaaaagagaaagaaagagtgagattTTGCAAATTATTAGCTAATAGCTAACTCAATTTAACTTGAACATTTGTCCTCGTCAGCTCATCTCGCTCATAACACACTCAAGATGGTCTTTTGTCTCAGGGATGAATAAAAATTCCGATATACAGGCTCTCCATCACAGGCCCTTTCCATCTTAACagaaaaaacaagtaaaaaaaacagcagGCACCACACTGATCTAAAACTACTAAGTCAACTTCAAAACTCCTG includes the following:
- the fgfbp1a gene encoding fibroblast growth factor-binding protein 1, with the translated sequence MMRVKDIALALIFTCLVQQFLHVKSLRDRGRRAQTDGKGKRRGQRNDGGPNVSSDTGVWRGRFSLKDGAQCTWVAAADGDASVLGLTCKNGAKSFDCEYVAKPTACQQYVSNAKAYWKQIARALKKQKRLCRDSTELLRAGMCRNAPEDAHFRLKVTRSSSQMPGPPPAGTNLCPDRIERLKLAEEYCTSPWSPMCTFLFLMFENDECSNA
- the LOC127659944 gene encoding fibroblast growth factor-binding protein 2-like, coding for MSQESKPALVFLPVYALYNMWKITISFLLTCCLLAAIVQTQGRVDAAVHRRSIWEDPIQFVTKGTKDECDLSVTGQGDLTNLRISCHSQEYSYWCEYQGKPQVCRSYNNNPQHYFTQIMWVLRKLPNACQGQRVIKPLMCKRASNEAQMVFRISSSPDIFPKDGPSRQASARPEQAKPQQSRREQIPKPTKPLQTQLQALRVQSAQTAQNTQNQPKAVKSTTQRKMLTPKPTEPKPTHSVPLSESKKLAQDYCWRSFQGVCSFFIGWFKN